AGCCGCCGAACGGGCTGATGTTCGGCCTGATGCTCGACGTGGCGCTGCTCGCGTTCGTCTTCTGGACCGTGGTGGAACTGGCGGAGCGCAGCGGCAGCAGGTTGGCGCGCGCCGCGGTCCGCTGGGCGTTCTTCGTCATCTTTCTGCTCACCGCGCAGTGGAACAAGCAGGCGGTCTTCTATCACCAGAAGTTCGGCTTTGCGGCCGGCATCCTGCTGTTCGCGCTGGTGACGGCGATCGCGCTCGCTGTGTTCGCGCGCTGGCGCGACCGCATCGCGCACGCCGCGGCCGTGCTGCTGCTGATCGGGAGCCCCTTCGTGCTCGTCACCTTCGCGCAGGGCGCGTGGCTGCTCTACCAGGTCAACGCGAAGCTGAACTTTCGCGACCTGCCGCCGGCGGCGATGCGGCCCGGCTACGCGGGGCCGCGCGTGGTGTGGATCGTCTTCGACGAGCTCGACATGAAGCAGGCGTTCCTGGCGCGCGATCCCTCGGTGCAGATGCCGGAGTTCGACCGGCTGCGCGCGGAATCGCTCTTCGCGACGAACGCCTACCCGCCGGCGCGCGCGACCGAGCTATCGCTCCCCGCGCTGTTCACCGGCAAGCTCGTGTCGAGAGCCACGCCGCTCGGCTCTGACGACCTGGTGCTCTACTTCGGCGAGGACCAGACGCCGCGGCGCTGGAGCCGCGAGCCCGGCATCTTCGCCGACGCGCACGGCCTCGGCATGAACGTGGCGCTGACCGCGTGGTGGCATCCGTACTGCCGCATCGCAGGCATCGCCGAAAAGCTCGCGCGCTGCGACTGGGAGGACGGCGGGCTGCTGCTGGGCGAGGTGCGGCGCGATTCCGGCATCGCGGTCAGCATGCTCGACGAGCTGCTCGACATCCCGACCGTGACGTGGGAGCTGCGGCACATCCCGGGATTCGTGAGCGCGGGCGAGCGCGAGCGCGCGGAGGAGCTGCAGGATTACCGCGAGCTCGAGCCGCGCGCGGTCGCCCACGCCGCCGACCCGCAGATGGGTATGGTCATCCTGCATCTCGGCGTGCCGCATCCGCACGGCATCTACGACCGCCGGACCGGGCAGTTCTCGACCTCCGAAGAGCGCGGCTACCTCGACAACCTCGCGCTCACGGACCGCGCGCTGGGCGAGATACGCGCCGCGATGGAAAAAGCCGGCGTGTGGCAGAACAGCGTGGTCGTGGTCTCGGCGGACCACTGGTGGCGGTCCGACTTCTGGAGCACGCACTTCGGCTGGGCGGAAGACGACCGGCGCGCGCTCGGGCCCATCGACCACCGCGTGCCGTTCCTGGTGAAGCTGCCGGGCGGGGGCGCGCGGAGCTACGAGCCAGCGTTCAACACCGTGCTGACGCGCGAACTGGTGCTGGCCATCGTGCGCGGGGAAGTGAAGGACGCCGCCGGCGCCGCGGCGTGGCTCGACGCTCACCGGACCATCGGCGAGAGCCCGTACAGCGTCTACAGGAAATGACCGCGGCGGCGGGACGCCGCCGCCCCTGCCGGCGAGACGCCGGCGCTCCTAGCTCACGGCGCGCCGCGATTCCTCGAGCGCCTCGTTCAGCATGTCGTGCAGCTGGTGGGCGCGCGCGTTGTAATCCCCGGCGATGGCCTCGTACTTCTTCTTCAGGATCTGGTACTCGTCGGCGATGTTCAGCGCGGCGAGCACGGCCAGCCGCACCGAGTCGATGGTCGAGGTCTGCTCGGCCACCGAACGCATCTTCATGTCGACGTACTCCGCCAGCTTGAAGATGTATTCCGGGTCGGTACCACGGAGGTTGTAGGCTTGATCGAAGATCTCGACGCGGACGCTATTGCCGTTCCCGTTTCCGTTCGGCTTCGTCGTCACCGCTCTCTCCTGGGTTGGAGTCGGCATCGTGTTGTTTGTATGTGTCGCGGGTTCGCCTGAGCCGATTATGTACCGGAAGTGCAATTAAGCAAAGGAAAACTTGCGGGCGGGGTTCGGAGGTTAGCGGGCAAAAACCGGAAGAAACCCGAAGTTAGCCGGTAAAGGCTGTTTACTCGGCGGTGAGCTGGTCGATC
This DNA window, taken from Terriglobales bacterium, encodes the following:
- a CDS encoding cell division protein ZapA, which encodes MTTKPNGNGNGNSVRVEIFDQAYNLRGTDPEYIFKLAEYVDMKMRSVAEQTSTIDSVRLAVLAALNIADEYQILKKKYEAIAGDYNARAHQLHDMLNEALEESRRAVS
- a CDS encoding sulfatase-like hydrolase/transferase — encoded protein: MGAMTAGKRFLVALSLANVMFLRLWKELLNGKLAYYSKQPPNGLMFGLMLDVALLAFVFWTVVELAERSGSRLARAAVRWAFFVIFLLTAQWNKQAVFYHQKFGFAAGILLFALVTAIALAVFARWRDRIAHAAAVLLLIGSPFVLVTFAQGAWLLYQVNAKLNFRDLPPAAMRPGYAGPRVVWIVFDELDMKQAFLARDPSVQMPEFDRLRAESLFATNAYPPARATELSLPALFTGKLVSRATPLGSDDLVLYFGEDQTPRRWSREPGIFADAHGLGMNVALTAWWHPYCRIAGIAEKLARCDWEDGGLLLGEVRRDSGIAVSMLDELLDIPTVTWELRHIPGFVSAGERERAEELQDYRELEPRAVAHAADPQMGMVILHLGVPHPHGIYDRRTGQFSTSEERGYLDNLALTDRALGEIRAAMEKAGVWQNSVVVVSADHWWRSDFWSTHFGWAEDDRRALGPIDHRVPFLVKLPGGGARSYEPAFNTVLTRELVLAIVRGEVKDAAGAAAWLDAHRTIGESPYSVYRK